Proteins encoded within one genomic window of Oryza glaberrima chromosome 12, OglaRS2, whole genome shotgun sequence:
- the LOC127756804 gene encoding uncharacterized protein LOC127756804 has translation MRRGGFHGAAAASPTTVARAGRVMRAAVAAFFHGYHCYTSVAGLLVLPFSAAVLVSGAMASPSSGALAAVSARIRCMFDAAGFPPSSFFALLNAKLSQTVFTFAAALPFTLTFLLLAKACVAAMLRPDDDGEGVERRGRGVARATRLPPCGSVAGAYPAMVATHLFGAFVMLSANAAVFSLMFLAFNGADLLGLTTTSHAAATLALSAAGAIAYSVAVGIATVVCNLAVVVSAMERRAGHAAVLRACVVIRGRVPTALALALPTNLGMAAAEALFQLRVVSQAQRHRLAGAGDGKRLAAGVAGEAFSIAYIHALCVVLEIIVSCMFYRSCRRSEADELRELEPEEKGDLQA, from the coding sequence ATGAGGAGAGGAGGCTTccatggggcggcggcggcgtcgccgacgacggtggcgagggCGGGGAGGGTGatgagggcggcggtggcggcgttctTCCATGGCTACCATTGCTACACCTCCGTGGCGGGGCTGCTGGTGCTGCCGTTCTCGGCCGCCGTGCTGGTGTCGGGCGCCatggcgtcgccgtcgtcgggagcgctggcggcggtgtcggcgagGATACGGTGCATGTTCGACGCCGCCGGGTTCCCGCCGTCGTCGTTCTTCGCGCTGCTCAACGCCAAGCTGTCGCAGACGGTGTTCAcgttcgccgccgcgctgccgttcACGCTCACGTTCCTGCTCCTCGCCAAGGCGTGCGTCGCGGCGATGCTCCGGCCGGACGACGATGGCGAAGGCGTGgagcggcgagggcgcggcgtGGCGAGGGCGACGCGGCTCCCGCCGTGCGGGAGCGTGGCGGGCGCGTACccggcgatggtggcgacgcACCTGTTCGGCGCGTTCGTGATGCTGTCCGCGAACGCCGCCGTGTTCTCCCTCATGTTCCTCGCCTTCAACGGCGCCGACCTCCTGGGCCTCACCACCACCTCCCACGCCGCGGCGACGCTCGCGCTGTCCGCCGCGGGCGCCATCGCCTACTCGGTGGCCGTGGGGATCGCCACCGTGGTCTGCAACCTCGCCGTGGTGGTGTCCGCCATGGAGCGCCGCGCGGGCCACGCCGCGGTGCTCAGGGCGTGCGTCGTCATCCGCGGCCGCGTGCCCACCGCGCTGGCGCTCGCGCTCCCGACCAACCTCGGCatggccgccgcggaggcgctGTTCCAGCTCCGCGTCGTGTCGCAGGCGcaacgccaccgcctcgccggcgccggcgacggcaagagGCTCGCGgcgggcgtcgccggcgaggcgttCTCCATCGCGTACATCCACGCGCTCTGCGTCGTGCTCGAGATCATCGTGAGCTGCATGTTCTACCGGAGTTGCAGGAGAAGCGAGGCCGACGAGCTCAGAGAGCTCGAGCCAGAGGAGAAGGGTGACCTCCAAGCTTGA